In Ursus arctos isolate Adak ecotype North America unplaced genomic scaffold, UrsArc2.0 scaffold_3, whole genome shotgun sequence, one DNA window encodes the following:
- the HOXA1 gene encoding homeobox protein Hox-A1 codes for MDNARMSSFLEYPILSGGDSGTCSARAYPSDHGITTFQSCAVSANSCGGDDRFLVGRGVQISPPHHHHHHHPQPATYQTPGNLGVSYSHSSCGPGYGAQNFGAPYSHYALNQEAEVSGGYPSCAPAVYSGNLSSPMVQHHHHHQGYAGGAVGSPQYIHHSYGQEHQSLALATYNNSLSPLHASHQEACRSPTSETSSPAQTFDWMKVKRNPPKTGKVGEYGYVGQPNAVRTNFTTKQLTELEKEFHFNKYLTRARRVEIAASLQLNETQVKIWFQNRRMKQKKREKEGLLPISPATPPGSEEKAEESSEKSSSSPCIPSPGSSTSDTLTTSH; via the exons ATGGACAATGCAAGAATGAGCTCCTTCCTGGAATACCCCATCCTCAGCGGTGGCGACTCAGGGACCTGCTCAGCGCGAGCCTACCCTTCCGACCATGGAATTACAACTTTCCAGTCGTGCGCAGTCAGTGCTAACAGCTGTGGCGGCGACGACCGCTTCCTAGTGGGCAGGGGGGTGCAGATCAgcccgccccaccaccaccaccatcaccacccccaACCGGCCACCTACCAGACTCCTGGGAACCTGGGGGTGTCCTACTCCCATTCAAGTTGTGGTCCAGGCTACGGCGCGCAGAACTTCGGCGCGCCTTACAGCCATTACGCGTTAAATCAGGAAGCAGAAGTAAGTGGTGGGTACCCCTCGTGCGCTCCCGCAGTTTACTCTGGAAACCTCTCATCTCCCATGGtccagcatcaccaccaccaccagggttATGCCGGGGGCGCGGTGGGCTCGCCTCAGTACATTCACCACTCATATGGACAAGAGCACCAGAGCCTGGCCCTGGCCACGTATAATAACTCCTTGTCCCCTCTCCACGCCAGCCACCAAGAAGCCTGTCGCTCCCCTACATCAGAGACGTCTTCTCCAGCGCAGACATTTGACTGGATGAAAGTCAAAAGAAACCCTCCCAAAACAG GGAAAGTTGGAGAGTATGGCTACGTGGGTCAACCCAACGCAGTGCGCACCAACTTCACCACGAAGCAGCTCACTGAGCTGGAAAAGGAGTTCCACTTCAATAAGTACCTGACGCGCGCCCGCAGGGTGGAGATTGCCGCATCCCTGCAGCTCAATGAGACCCAGGTGAAGATCTGGTTCCAGAACCGCCGGATGAAGCAGAAGAAACGAGAGAAGGAGGGCCTCTTGCCCATCTCTCCTGCCACCCCGCCAGGAAGTGAGGAGAAGGCCGAGGAATCTTCAGAGAAGTCCAGCTCTTCGCCCTGCATTCCTTCCCCGGGGTCTTCTACCTCAGACACTCTGACTACCTCCCACTGA